The Mesorhizobium sp. AR10 genome includes the window TGTTGCCACCGAGGTGGAAAATATCGGCATGCAGGAAGGAATAGGTGAGGTAGCTCAGGCTCTCGGGGATGACCACAAATTGCGGGGCCAGTTCCACCCTGTCGTGAACGACGGACGGAATAAAACCGAGGCCGAGCACTGCGGCGTTTGAGAAAGCCTCACCGCCGAGCGATGTGGCGAGGTAGATGAGCGTGTTGACCGCAATCAGGCTGATCGTCACATATTGCAGCCGGATATGCCGCAGCCTGTTGGTGTCGTAGAGCGGGATGAACAACTGGGACCCCTCCCGCTTCGGCAAAATTCAGCGGTTCTTGCCGGGAACCCATAACACGTCGGCGTTTCCGTTGTCATTGACCGCACGCGCGGCGACGAACAGAAAATCCGACACCCGGTTGATGTATTTTATGGCCTCGCGGTTGACGTGTTCGCGCGGGTCCTGCGCCAGCGCCACCATGATGCGCTCGGCCCGCCGCGCCACCGTGCGGGCGAGGTGAAGGGCGGCGGCGGCCGGCGTGCCGCCGTTCAGGACGAAGGATTTGAGCGGCTGCAGATCCTTGTTGAGCAAGTCGATGTCCTTTTCGACACGGTCGGTCTGCGAGACGATGATGCGCAGCGGCTCATAGCCGAGCGGCTTGCCGTCCTCAGGCACGGCCAGATCGGCGCCGAGGTCGAAAAGGTCGTTCTGGATGCGGCTGAGCATCGCGTCGATCGACGGATGGGTTGAAGCGGTGTGGACGCGGGCCATGCCGATGCAGGCATTGGCTTCGTCGACCGTGCCATAGGCGTCGATGCGCAGATCGGATTTCAGCCGCCGTTCACCGGTGCCGAGGCCGGTGGTGCCGTCGTCGCCGGTGCGAGTGTAGATCTTGTTGAGCTTGACCACGGCTTGCCTCCCGAAATGCCGTCACTTGCGGGTGAAATACACCGCCAGCAGGATCAGCACCAATGCCACGAACTGCAAGAGCACACGCGCCTGCATCAGCTTGTTCGAGGTCATGCCGTCGCCGCCGCGCATCATGTTGATGAGGCCGCGGATAAGCACGATCACCACGGCGACCATGACGAGGACGGCGAGGACATTGAAGACGGTTGCCATAGTCTGTTCCCAGTTCGATTGCGTTCAGGCGCGTTTGGCAAGCAAGCGGTAGAGCATCGATGCCGGCAATATGCGTTTGAGGATCACGCCGATTCTGGCCGGCACTGTTACCACATAGTGCGGTCGCGGGCGCCGCGACAGAAGCGCATGGCGCAGGGCCGCATGAACCACCTCCGGCCCGGGTTTCAGCCCCGATACGCTGCCGCCGGCCCGCAGCCGTGCCAATTGCGCCTCGTAGTCGACACGGTGGACGGAGTTCTCGTGGTCGATATTCCTGAGGAACCAGAACAACGCATTGCTGGCGATCTTCGATGTCACCGGCCCCGGCTCGATCAGTGAGACGTGGATGCCGCTGCCCTGGAGCTCCTGATGCATGCACAGCATCAGCCCTTCGAGCGCGTGCTTCGATGCCGAATAGGCGCCGCGAAAGCGAACCGGCGTCAGCCCGAGGATCGAGGAGCAGTGGACGAGCCGACCATGGCCCTGGCTGCGCATCGCCGGCACGATACGGCGGGTAAGGTCGTGCCAGCCGAAGACATTTGCCTCGAATTGTTCCCTGAGTGCGGCTACCGGCAGGTCTTCCACCGCACCGGGCTGTGCGTAGGCGCCATTGTTGAACAGGGCATCGAGCCGTCCGCCCGTCCGCTCGAGCACCGAGGCCACCAGCGCCTCGATGGAGTTGGGTTCACGGTAGTCGAGATAGAACGCCTCGATGCCATCGGCCTCGAGCGCGGCAATGTCGCTGGGTTTGCGCGCCGTCGCGAACACCCGCCAGCCCTCCGTCTTGAGCGCCCGGGCGCAATAAGCGCCTATCCCGGAAGAGGCGCCGGTGACGATGATCGTGCGCAACGCGGCTCCATGAGGAATTGTCGTTTGACCTAGGGTTGCCATTTGCCGCAATCCCTTCCCATATTCGCGACGTCGAGACAATCGAAGGGAATGCGGTTCTTGTTGCGGAAGATTGTCGCCCTGCGCCGCGTGCTCTATGACGCGCTTGGCCATTTCAACACCGACGACGGCTGGGCAATGGCCAGTCATCTGGCGA containing:
- a CDS encoding cob(I)yrinic acid a,c-diamide adenosyltransferase encodes the protein MVKLNKIYTRTGDDGTTGLGTGERRLKSDLRIDAYGTVDEANACIGMARVHTASTHPSIDAMLSRIQNDLFDLGADLAVPEDGKPLGYEPLRIIVSQTDRVEKDIDLLNKDLQPLKSFVLNGGTPAAAALHLARTVARRAERIMVALAQDPREHVNREAIKYINRVSDFLFVAARAVNDNGNADVLWVPGKNR
- a CDS encoding twin transmembrane helix small protein, which codes for MATVFNVLAVLVMVAVVIVLIRGLINMMRGGDGMTSNKLMQARVLLQFVALVLILLAVYFTRK
- a CDS encoding SDR family oxidoreductase, which codes for MATLGQTTIPHGAALRTIIVTGASSGIGAYCARALKTEGWRVFATARKPSDIAALEADGIEAFYLDYREPNSIEALVASVLERTGGRLDALFNNGAYAQPGAVEDLPVAALREQFEANVFGWHDLTRRIVPAMRSQGHGRLVHCSSILGLTPVRFRGAYSASKHALEGLMLCMHQELQGSGIHVSLIEPGPVTSKIASNALFWFLRNIDHENSVHRVDYEAQLARLRAGGSVSGLKPGPEVVHAALRHALLSRRPRPHYVVTVPARIGVILKRILPASMLYRLLAKRA